The genomic window GGGCGCCGCCGGTTCGCCGGATTCCAGCGACCCGCTTGACGCCACCGCTTTGGCGGCAGCAGGGACGGTGGGCGAATCGGCCGTGGCCAGGGCTGCCGAACCCTGCTGAGCTCGTTCCAGCCATCGCAGAAACTGATGGCGAGATTGGTCCTGCGCGGGTGTGGGAGAGAGCGATTCGTTCATGTTAAGCCGCCTGCGAACTCAGCGTACGTCTAAGCTCAGTCTACTCTGGATCGGCTCCCCCGTGCATAGGGTCTTCATACCACAATCACGATTCCTTAACGCCGCCAAGCCCGGCTACATCCGCAAACACCCTCACCCCGTAGCCGCAGGAGGCTGCTGACTTAGTCGTGGAGCGACTGATTCAGCAGCCTCCGCAGGCGCAGGCGTCAGCGCGCCCAAGCATAGAAGTCGACGCGATTCGTTCGATACCACCGACAAACTCGCCAACATTTTCGCTTGCCCTCGCCGACGCCTGCGGCTAGGGGTTACACGATTGCTCGGTTGTGCGAAGCCTGACCAATCGTTACCGGACGCGTACATAGATTCCGGTTGAGTCCGCAGATTTCAGATTTGTCGCCGCTGCCGTCCAAACTCTGGCGAGTTCGGCTACGGGGTGGTGGGAAAGTCCAAACTCTGGCGAGTTCGGCTACGGGAGTCGGATGCGGCTGGGGTCAGACTCGCCGCAGCACGTAGACCACGTCCTCACAGCTGCCGTCGACCTCGATCGGAGTCTCGATGTCGTAGGCAAAATCGTAGGTTTCCGCGATTTCCCAGCAGCCGCTGCGGGCCAGCAGACGTTTCATCTGCGGCGCGGTATAGGACCGCAGCACCAGTTCGTCGACGATCCGAAACTGCTTGGTGGGCGACCGCACATCGAACCGAATCCCAAACCGTTCCACGCGACGGCGGCGGTCGCGGTCGAGCGTCCACAGATGGGTATTGATCGACAGATGCCCGCGGCGGGCGGACCAGGACTCGGTCTCGCTGGGCGGGATCGAGGTGGGCGACAAATGGATGCCCAGCAGATACAAGCCGCCCTTGCGAATCGCTCGCCCCATACTTTCAAAATGAGCGTGCGCGGCCGCCTCGCTGGACAGATGCCGAAAACTGTTGATCGTATTAAAGGCCACGTCCCATTTGCGTCGCTGCTTGAAGTCCGACATGTCGGCCACCTGGGCGCGATCGTCAAACCCGCGACGCTCCAGCCGCGCGTTGCAGAACTCCACCGCCTTGGGATTTAAATCGATGCCGCCCACCGCATAACCGCGGCGAGCCAACTGATACAGCAGCCGCCCGGTGCCGCAGGCCGGTTCAAACATCCGCTTCACCGTGCCGCTGGCAAAGTGCTCCGCACAGGCTTCGATAAAGTCCAGCTCGGCCGCGCAGTCGGCACCGAACACCAAGTCGTAGTACTTGGGGTAGTCGTAGATACAATCACTTACGGTGTCCATCGGCGTGCTAGGAGGTTAGGAGGTTAGCAGTAGCATGGGCCCCTGGCCCGTGGAAGGCTGCCCGTGGAAGGCGAGGCTCGGTGGTTTTTACGGGGCACGGGCCGGGGGGCCCATGCTACGGGGATGCGCGGGTGCACGGGCCGGGGGCCCATGCTACGTCGAGGTGTTAGCGGATGGGGGGCAGACCTAACATCCGTCGCAGCAGCCCGATCTGGCCGCAGTGGATGTGTTCGTGAAGCGGGCAGAACAGGATCGCCCCGAGTTTGATCGGATAGACGGCATAAGGCATGTCGACCTCCTCGAGCAACGCTTGGCCGTCGCTGATGGCGGCGATCTCGGCCATCGCGGCGGTGTGCACGTCGGCCAGACGCTGCAGCAATTCGTCGGACGTGGGCAGCGCGGCGGTAGAGGCCGGAGCGTCCTGGGCCTCACCCGCCTCGGTGGGCACGATGGGCGGGGTGGAACCGCGACCAAAGGCTTTGCGAAACCGGCCCGGGATCAGATCCAAATCCTCCGGTTGGCGGCCGCGTTGGCGGAACATCAGCAGTCCGTATTGGCTGACGGCCAGATGTCCGACCTGCCAAGCGACACAGCTGGGGGCCCCCTCGGGCGTTTGGTACCAGAGTTCCTGCGGGGTGTGCTGCAGCAATTCCAGGGTGTAGTTGCGAGCGAATTCGATCTGGCCGGCGGCGGTGCGGCACAACAACAGCGCTTCTTCAGCGGTCGGGAGGTGGGTGTTCATGCGGGGTTTTATACAGCAGTTCCCTGAACCATCAACCAACGACCCTGCCGAGATCGACGGTCGGCAGTTAGAATGGACGCATGATAGAATTTTTGTCCGGCATTTCGGTTACCTGTTTCGTCACCAGCTACCTGATCGTGCTGGTGCTGGAGTTGACGCGGCCCTGGCGGGAGCTGCCGTTGCGGCGGGTCGGCATGCTCGGATTTATGCTGGTCGGTCTGGTCCTGCACCTGGTGTACCTGATCCTGCGGGCTCAACCCTCCGGCGGTGAGGCCGGGTTGTTGGCCACTTGGTACGACTGGTCGCTGCTGCTGTCCTGGGGGCTGGCGGCCTGCTATCTGTTTTTCTTGATCCGGCGGCCCGAAGCGACGGTGGGCTATTTCCTGCTACCTCCGGTGTTGGCCTTGGTGCTGTTGGCCATGTTGGTGCGCGGGTTCGCTCCGTTTTCACGTGAGGAAGCCACGGGGATTTGGCGTAACGTACACGCCATGGCGATGTTGGTGGGCGCGGTCGCCGTGCTGTTGGGTTTCTTAGCCGGCGTGATGTTTCTGATTCAGTCCTGGCGGCTGAAACACAAACGGCTCGGCCGCCAACGGTTTCGCTTACCCACCCTGGAAGGCCTGCAACGGCTGAACCGCAAATGTTTGTACTTCAGCACGACCGCTCTGGGCTTGGGACTGTTGGCCGGGATCGTGATGAACCTGAACCGTTGGGGGCAGGTTGGCTGGACCGAACGCGGCGTGATCTTTTCCGGCGTTTTGCTGCTGTGGTTACTGGCCGCGACGATGTTTGAAGTGTTTTACAAACCGGCTCGTCGAGGCCGCAAAGTGTCTTATTTGACCTTGGCCAGTTTCGGCTTTTTAGTGCTGGCCATGGCCGCCGTGTTGACCTCGCCGCATGGCCGCCAAGACGACTCGCCTTCGCAGCCCGCCTCGTTGCGACCCGCCGAACCCTCGGCGGCCGTGGAGGCGCAATCGTGAAATTAAAAATGATCGGCTGCAACCATCGTCAAGCGGCGGTGGAGTTTCGCGAGCAATTGTCGTTTACCGCCGAACAAGCCCGCGAGGCGCTGGCCGCTTTCCGCAACCGCTTCCCCGCGGCCGAAGTGGTGTTGCTGAGCACCTGCAATCGCATTGAGCTGTACACCGGCGCAGCCGATGGACCGATCCCCGACGACCAGGATGTGGCCGGTTTCCTGGCCCACCAACGCAGTCTACCGGCCGACGGACTGTTGGATCACCTGGTGCACCTGGACGGTCCCGAAGCGATCGAGCACCTGTTTACGGTGGCGGCCAGCTTGGACAGCATGGTGATCGGCGAAGCCCAGATCATCTCGCAGGTCAAACAAGCCTATGAACTGGCCTGCGACTCCGGCTCGACCGGGCCTCTGACCCACGCCGCCTTCCAAGCCGCCAATCACGTGGCCAAACGCGTCGATCGCGAAACCTCGATCCACCGCCGCCGCGTCAGCGTGCCCAGCGTGGCGGTGGGAGAAGTCGTTCCCGAGTTCTTCGACACGCTCAGCGATAAATCGATCGTGCTGATCGGAGCCGGCGAGATGGGCGAAGAAACGCTGCGGTACCTGATCGACGCCGGCGCCAAACGCATCCACGTGGTCAATCGCAGCCTCGACCGAGCCCAAGAAATCGTCGGCCGCTTGGCCGGCACCGCCCACCCCTGGTCGGACCTCGATGCGTTGCTGACCAAGGCCGACCTGGTCGTCAGCACCACCGGCGCGACCGACACGCTGATCGGCTACGACAATTTTCTAAAAATCCACGAGGCCCGCTACGAACGGCTGCTGCTGATCCTGGACTTGGCCGTGCCCCGCGACTTTGAACATTCCATCGGCGACTTGGCTGGCGTGTACCTGTATTCGGTGGACGACCTGCAATCGGCCTGCGACCACAATCAACAGCAACGGCAGCGGGAATGGCCCAAGGCCAAAAGCATCATCGAAGAGGAAACGCGGAAGTTTGTTGCCGAAATCCATCACCGGGCGACTGGGCCGGTGATCCGCCGACTGCGCGAGCAAGCCGAGCAGTTGAAGCAAGAAGAACTCAAACGACTAATGGGTCGACTCCAGCATAAAGAAGAAGAGTCGGCGGCGATGCAACGCGAAATCCAGCAGTCATTTGATCGGTTGGTCAACAAACTCTTACACCCGCCGCTGGCGTCGTTGAAAGATGACGCCGCCGCCGGCCACCGCGGCGGGCTGCTGGTCGCCCTCCGCGAACTGTTCAAGCTGCACGACCACGAGTGAGCCGACGGGGATCAGTCCCAGTCGTCGTCTTCATCCAGATCGTCGTCGTCGTCCAAGTCGTCGTCTAGATCATCTTCGTCATCCAGGTCGTCCTCGTCATCGTCGCCGACCTCTTCCCAGTCATCGTCTTCGTCGTCGTCTAGATCATCTTCGTCGTCTAGATCGTCGTCGTCATCTTCCAGGTCGTCGTCGTCATCATCTTCGTTGTCCGCCCAGTCGTCATCGTCGTCGTCCCAGTCGTCGTCGTCATCGTCGTCGTCCCATTCATCCTCCTCATCTTCGATGATCGCCTCGGGGGATGCATCGGCGGCCAATTGGGGATCAACCGTCGGATTGCCAACCGTGGCGGTGAGTTGATCTTCGGTTTCAAGCGGGGCGGGTGCCAGAGCGATGCTCACGTCGGACTCCTCTGAAGAATCGCTGGGATCTGTGCGACTGTCGGATAACGTATTCGGCAGCATATCAAAACGGATGTTCGGCAGCGCGTCTACACTATGTAAACCAAATATCTGGAGAAATCGCTTGGAAGTGGAATAAAGGAACGGTCGGCCCAATTCTTCACTGCGGCCGCTGATCCGCACCAAGTCGCGTTCCATCAACTGCCGCAACAATTCGCCGCAGGCCACGCCGCGAATCGCTTCTACACTGGCTCGCATCACCGGTTGACGATAGGCCACGATGGCCAGCGTCTCCATGGCCGGCGAAGACAGCCGGATCGGTGCCGGGATGTGCCCCAACCGCCTCAACCAGGGGGCGTATTGCGGCCGTGTTAATAATTGATACCCGCCGGCGATCGATTCGATCCGCATCGCTCGGCCCCATTGATCGCTCAACTCATTCCATTGGCGGACCAGTGTGCGAGCCTCGGTGGCGTCTTCCAATCCGGCCAACTGGGCGATTTTACGAAGCGTCAGCGGGCCCTTTGCAAGCAACAATACGGCTTCCACTTTCTGCCGCCGGGTTTGAGCGTCTTCGACCGGCGGGGCGACCGGCGGCGGAGCGGCTCGGTACACAGCATAAGGCCGTGGCAAGCGGTTCGCGTTGGCGGCCGCCGCCCAGGGCTGGGCCGCCGCGGCGCCACGGCCGGTCGCTAGCGCACCGCGGTGGATGCTTAATCTGTTGAATCGATACACCGTGCGAGTCCAGTTCTCAGCCGTTAATATGAGTTATCCGTCGGATTGTTCGTTGGCGAGCTGCCCTCCGACAACCGCAATTTTCATCTTTCTTAACCGACCTGGGCAGATGGCTACCAAAACCAACAACCGACGCAGCCGACGCAACCTTTTGGTGGGCGTGGTCGCCGCTGTGATCCTGTTCATCTGTGTCGGCTTGGCGACGCTGGCCCAAGGCAAGGTTCGCGGCACCGAGTTTTCGCCGCAGGACTTTAGCGAACGCGAGTTTGTGTTCTGGGAAATCCCGCTCGTACACCTGCAAATCACGCCCATCCGCCGCTCCGGAACGATTAATCCACTGACTTCGTACCTGAAAGCTCAACAGTTGATCCAGGTGCCGCCGGGCGGCAGCAAACCCAGCGCCCAGACCTGGCATCTGGTGAAACTGTCGCGAGGCAGCCTTCCCCGCCCGCCGGCCGACGCCGAGATCTTGGTCAATTACCTGGAAGGCGACGTGGGCGCTCGCTGGCGCCAATGGACGATTGACCATCCGGAAATGGCCAAGATCTTTTGGCCTCTGACGCAGAAACTGGCGAAGCGTGAATTGTATGTGCTGATGAGCGACTTGTTTGCCATCACCGAACAAGCCGATACGCCGGCCGAATTGCGACAACGCACCGGCCGCTACTTGCAGGAGACCTACTTGCAGATCGCCCGCGACCTCGTGGCTGCGGAGAAACCGCAGATCGCCGCCGAATTGTTGGACGAAGCGATCGCGGATTTTCCCACCAACGAAGCTCTGCAACAACTCCGCGACAGCATCCCGGTCGATCCGCCGGCGACCAGCCCATGATCTACCTGGACAACAACGCTACCACGCAAATGGACCCCGCCGTTGCCGAGACGATGCAGCAGGTCTGGTTGAGCGGGCCGATGAATCCCTCCAGCCAACACGCCTCGGGCCGCGCCGCCCGCGCTCGGCTGGACCAAGCCGCCGCCGAAATCGGGGAACTGCTTGGCGCCGACGTTCAACAACCGGGCGGCCCCCAGCTGATCTTTACCAGTGGCGGCACCGAAGCCAACAACTTGGCAATTGACGGCTTGGCCGACCACGACGCGGCCCTGATCGTATCCGAAATCGAGCATCCCAGCGTGCTGGAAGTCGCTCGCCGCTGGCAGGCCGCGGGCCGCGAAGTCCACTGGATCCCGGTCGATCGCCAAGGCGTGGCCGATTTGAGGGTGCTGGAGCAACAGCTGCGCGAGCCCCACGCGAAACCGCCGCTGGTCTGCCTGATGACGGCCAACAACGAAACCGGCGTGCTGCAACCGGTCGCCGCCGCGGCAGAACTTTGTCGACGATTCGACGCACTGCTGCACGTCGATGCCACGCAGTCGGTCGGCAAGTGCCCCACCGATTTTGCTGCTCTGAACGCCGCCTCGATGGTGTTTGCCGCCCACAAGTTTCACGGACCGGTGGGCATCGGCGGCCTGCTGTTGGCCCCGGGCGTCCAGCTGACGGCTCAGTGGCAAGGCGGAGCGCAACAATTGGGCATGCGTCCGGGGACCGAAGCGGTCCCGCTGGCCGTGGGAGCGGCCGTGGCGCTGCGGATCGCGTGCCAAAGCATGGCGACCACCACCCCCGCCATCGCCGGCCTCCGCGACCTGCTGGAAACGCAACTGACCGAACGGCTGGACGGATTGGTGATCCATGGCCGCGACGCCCCGCGACTGCCCGGCACCAGCTGCATCGGGTTTCCCGA from Roseimaritima ulvae includes these protein-coding regions:
- a CDS encoding SAM-dependent methyltransferase yields the protein MDTVSDCIYDYPKYYDLVFGADCAAELDFIEACAEHFASGTVKRMFEPACGTGRLLYQLARRGYAVGGIDLNPKAVEFCNARLERRGFDDRAQVADMSDFKQRRKWDVAFNTINSFRHLSSEAAAHAHFESMGRAIRKGGLYLLGIHLSPTSIPPSETESWSARRGHLSINTHLWTLDRDRRRRVERFGIRFDVRSPTKQFRIVDELVLRSYTAPQMKRLLARSGCWEIAETYDFAYDIETPIEVDGSCEDVVYVLRRV
- a CDS encoding DinB family protein translates to MNTHLPTAEEALLLCRTAAGQIEFARNYTLELLQHTPQELWYQTPEGAPSCVAWQVGHLAVSQYGLLMFRQRGRQPEDLDLIPGRFRKAFGRGSTPPIVPTEAGEAQDAPASTAALPTSDELLQRLADVHTAAMAEIAAISDGQALLEEVDMPYAVYPIKLGAILFCPLHEHIHCGQIGLLRRMLGLPPIR
- the ccsA gene encoding cytochrome c biogenesis protein CcsA, coding for MIEFLSGISVTCFVTSYLIVLVLELTRPWRELPLRRVGMLGFMLVGLVLHLVYLILRAQPSGGEAGLLATWYDWSLLLSWGLAACYLFFLIRRPEATVGYFLLPPVLALVLLAMLVRGFAPFSREEATGIWRNVHAMAMLVGAVAVLLGFLAGVMFLIQSWRLKHKRLGRQRFRLPTLEGLQRLNRKCLYFSTTALGLGLLAGIVMNLNRWGQVGWTERGVIFSGVLLLWLLAATMFEVFYKPARRGRKVSYLTLASFGFLVLAMAAVLTSPHGRQDDSPSQPASLRPAEPSAAVEAQS
- the hemA gene encoding glutamyl-tRNA reductase; this encodes MKLKMIGCNHRQAAVEFREQLSFTAEQAREALAAFRNRFPAAEVVLLSTCNRIELYTGAADGPIPDDQDVAGFLAHQRSLPADGLLDHLVHLDGPEAIEHLFTVAASLDSMVIGEAQIISQVKQAYELACDSGSTGPLTHAAFQAANHVAKRVDRETSIHRRRVSVPSVAVGEVVPEFFDTLSDKSIVLIGAGEMGEETLRYLIDAGAKRIHVVNRSLDRAQEIVGRLAGTAHPWSDLDALLTKADLVVSTTGATDTLIGYDNFLKIHEARYERLLLILDLAVPRDFEHSIGDLAGVYLYSVDDLQSACDHNQQQRQREWPKAKSIIEEETRKFVAEIHHRATGPVIRRLREQAEQLKQEELKRLMGRLQHKEEESAAMQREIQQSFDRLVNKLLHPPLASLKDDAAAGHRGGLLVALRELFKLHDHE
- the scpB gene encoding SMC-Scp complex subunit ScpB, which codes for MYRFNRLSIHRGALATGRGAAAAQPWAAAANANRLPRPYAVYRAAPPPVAPPVEDAQTRRQKVEAVLLLAKGPLTLRKIAQLAGLEDATEARTLVRQWNELSDQWGRAMRIESIAGGYQLLTRPQYAPWLRRLGHIPAPIRLSSPAMETLAIVAYRQPVMRASVEAIRGVACGELLRQLMERDLVRISGRSEELGRPFLYSTSKRFLQIFGLHSVDALPNIRFDMLPNTLSDSRTDPSDSSEESDVSIALAPAPLETEDQLTATVGNPTVDPQLAADASPEAIIEDEEDEWDDDDDDDDWDDDDDDWADNEDDDDDDLEDDDDDLDDEDDLDDDEDDDWEEVGDDDEDDLDDEDDLDDDLDDDDDLDEDDDWD
- a CDS encoding cysteine desulfurase family protein, which encodes MIYLDNNATTQMDPAVAETMQQVWLSGPMNPSSQHASGRAARARLDQAAAEIGELLGADVQQPGGPQLIFTSGGTEANNLAIDGLADHDAALIVSEIEHPSVLEVARRWQAAGREVHWIPVDRQGVADLRVLEQQLREPHAKPPLVCLMTANNETGVLQPVAAAAELCRRFDALLHVDATQSVGKCPTDFAALNAASMVFAAHKFHGPVGIGGLLLAPGVQLTAQWQGGAQQLGMRPGTEAVPLAVGAAVALRIACQSMATTTPAIAGLRDLLETQLTERLDGLVIHGRDAPRLPGTSCIGFPDVDRQSMLISLDMAGLACSSGSACASGSSEPSYVLQAMQVPAATIDGSLRFGLSKFSTEPEIFRAIELISLAYNRLRPHEDVEK